A genomic region of Candidatus Hydrogenedentota bacterium contains the following coding sequences:
- a CDS encoding AAA family ATPase: MYKAFYGLREKPFNLTPDPRFLYLSEKHKEAFAHLLYGIRNRSGFVMVTGEIGTGKTTICRNLLNQLDEDTEVAFIFNPMLGPLELLRKIVSEFGIEARGANALELTEELNEYLLEAAAKGKNCVLLIDEAQNLDPQVLEQIRLLSNLETETEKLLQIVLIGQPELGEKLELHELRQLNQRITARYHLRPLSEKEVLQYVAYRLHVAGGRRTVKFARPAIKAVYKISKGTPRVINAICDRALLIGFTKETHTITKAIVYRAWREIRGDAIFGRPQPRRSLRQWIFNPVSGLAAACIAAAIYLNSPVLQSHAASLIERGAKLLPEPGTARTVEPSATTAPPAETARPEKPAEDAPAGEQPDTAPPAETPPVLAAVVPEPAEKPVAPDVAPPPSPDPTLAVSADPSADLEAELRAASASDTHRAALAALLGAWNKTPSGRAPANLDDATLDAFLRAQSWTYERLNPSLGQLIALDLPALVRVIVDDAPRWIALVHASGDTVTVSSGGEAPHAVKRAALESIYAAEAIVPWQDAAQGARALRQGQSGPAVADLKAKLRNLNRLNADNTTDSYDMETATAISRLQAETSLDVDGVAGRQVRLVLSSWLKDNGAPGLTGPVPAPVALAKQEPAPAPAPKPEPAPAPKPAPAPAPTPTPTPTPTPTPTPTPTPAPTPAPEPEPAPVTESAPAPESEPVPEPEPAPEPAQEPEPDAAPEADATPDLEPPPAPITLSNVNRELEEDAPEDGALPGAIHSTPESVGPAPSAAPAEVRGAGGVQMEIKELDDPGSLPPAPPAAPEAPADVDDADGAPASDSPASDAPAPETSAEPDTPDDPEEPVEEE; encoded by the coding sequence ATGTACAAAGCTTTTTACGGGCTCCGCGAGAAGCCATTCAACCTGACGCCGGATCCCCGCTTCCTTTATTTGAGCGAAAAGCACAAGGAAGCCTTCGCCCATCTGCTTTACGGCATCCGAAACCGGAGCGGCTTCGTGATGGTGACCGGTGAAATCGGCACGGGAAAAACGACGATCTGCCGCAACCTCCTGAACCAGCTGGATGAGGACACGGAGGTGGCCTTCATCTTCAACCCGATGCTGGGCCCGCTGGAACTGCTGCGCAAGATCGTTTCCGAGTTCGGCATCGAAGCCCGCGGGGCCAATGCGCTGGAGCTGACCGAGGAACTCAACGAATACCTGCTGGAGGCCGCGGCGAAGGGCAAAAACTGCGTGCTCCTGATCGACGAGGCGCAGAATCTCGATCCGCAGGTGCTGGAGCAGATCCGCCTCCTCTCCAACCTGGAAACGGAGACCGAAAAGCTCCTTCAGATCGTGCTCATCGGCCAGCCGGAACTGGGCGAGAAGCTGGAGCTCCACGAATTGCGCCAGCTGAACCAGCGCATCACCGCGCGCTACCACCTCCGCCCGCTGAGCGAGAAGGAAGTGCTGCAATACGTGGCCTACCGCCTCCACGTCGCGGGCGGGCGGCGCACGGTGAAATTTGCGCGTCCGGCCATCAAGGCGGTCTACAAGATCTCCAAGGGCACGCCCCGCGTCATCAACGCCATCTGCGATCGCGCGCTGCTTATCGGATTCACGAAGGAAACCCACACGATCACGAAGGCGATCGTATACCGCGCGTGGCGCGAGATACGCGGGGACGCGATCTTCGGCCGCCCGCAGCCGCGCCGTTCGTTGCGGCAGTGGATCTTCAATCCCGTGTCCGGCCTCGCCGCCGCCTGTATCGCCGCCGCGATCTACCTGAATTCGCCCGTGCTCCAGTCGCACGCCGCCAGCCTCATCGAACGCGGCGCAAAGCTCCTGCCGGAACCGGGCACGGCGCGCACCGTGGAACCGTCGGCTACCACCGCTCCGCCAGCGGAGACCGCCCGGCCCGAAAAACCGGCGGAAGACGCCCCCGCCGGCGAACAGCCGGACACGGCCCCGCCCGCGGAGACGCCGCCGGTATTGGCCGCCGTGGTTCCCGAGCCCGCGGAAAAGCCGGTAGCGCCCGACGTGGCGCCGCCGCCGTCGCCCGATCCCACCCTCGCGGTCAGCGCGGATCCATCCGCGGATCTCGAGGCCGAGTTGCGGGCCGCGAGCGCGTCCGATACCCATCGCGCGGCGCTTGCGGCGCTGCTCGGCGCCTGGAACAAGACCCCCTCGGGCCGGGCGCCCGCCAACCTGGACGACGCCACCCTCGACGCCTTTCTTCGCGCACAATCGTGGACCTACGAACGCCTGAACCCGTCCCTCGGACAGCTGATTGCCCTCGACCTCCCCGCGCTCGTCCGCGTAATTGTGGACGACGCGCCCCGCTGGATCGCACTGGTCCACGCATCGGGCGACACCGTCACGGTTTCCTCGGGCGGCGAGGCGCCCCACGCGGTCAAACGCGCGGCCCTGGAATCCATCTATGCCGCCGAGGCCATCGTGCCGTGGCAGGATGCCGCCCAGGGCGCGCGCGCGCTGCGTCAGGGTCAATCCGGGCCGGCGGTCGCGGATCTGAAGGCGAAGCTCCGCAACCTCAATCGCCTGAACGCGGACAACACCACCGACAGCTACGATATGGAGACCGCCACGGCGATATCCCGCCTCCAGGCCGAAACCAGCCTCGATGTCGACGGCGTCGCCGGGCGCCAGGTGCGTCTCGTACTGTCGAGTTGGCTCAAGGACAACGGCGCGCCAGGCCTGACCGGCCCCGTTCCCGCGCCGGTCGCCCTGGCGAAACAGGAACCCGCGCCCGCACCGGCGCCCAAACCCGAACCGGCTCCGGCGCCCAAACCCGCACCAGCCCCGGCGCCGACACCGACACCGACACCGACACCGACACCGACGCCCACGCCCACGCCGACGCCCGCGCCGACGCCCGCGCCTGAGCCTGAGCCGGCGCCCGTAACGGAATCGGCGCCCGCGCCTGAGTCTGAGCCTGTACCGGAGCCCGAACCTGCGCCTGAACCTGCACAGGAGCCCGAGCCCGACGCAGCCCCGGAAGCCGATGCCACGCCCGACCTGGAACCTCCGCCCGCGCCGATCACACTGAGCAATGTCAATCGGGAGTTGGAGGAAGACGCGCCAGAAGATGGCGCGTTGCCCGGGGCGATCCATTCTACCCCGGAATCCGTTGGCCCGGCGCCGTCCGCCGCCCCCGCGGAGGTTCGCGGCGCGGGCGGCGTGCAGATGGAGATCAAGGAACTGGACGACCCGGGTAGCCTGCCGCCGGCCCCGCCCGCAGCCCCAGAGGCGCCCGCCGACGTCGACGATGCGGATGGTGCGCCAGCCAGTGACTCCCCAGCCAGTGATGCGCCGGCCCCCGAGACTTCCGCGGAGCCGGACACGCCGGACGATCCGGAAGAGCCGGTCGAAGAAGAGTAA